The stretch of DNA GATTAATGCGAGTTATGACTATCAGTATTTAACCAGCAAATATAGCCAAAATAGACTGGTATCTACTTCGGACATTACTCAGATTTTAAGTCAATTACCTGCAAACTCAACAATCTGTACATTTGATCCGAAACCTGTCGGTTGGATGTCAATGTACCAGCCCTATAAATATATCGATCAATATATTACTAAAAAGAATTTCAAGATTGTTAAAACTTTTTGTCAAGCAGGGAACTACCTAATTTATCCAAAGTTCTATATGGTACAACGTACTGATAACCTTTTTCCAGTTTTTAATGTTTATAGAAATCCAGATTTAACACAAGCTCATAGTACAGTTTTAGAAACTCAAGTTGCTGAGGTTCATCTTCTCCAGTAAAAGAGACCTTATTTTTGGGTAGGTTAAATATTTAGTTACTGAAATGGACGGACTAACCTCATGATGAAAATACAGGAATCGAGCCACAGGTTTTATTCAAAAGAGGTACGATTTTTTATCGCAATTTTATTAATCATAGGTCTTTTCTTTCGATTCGCTAACCTTGAAAAAAAAGTTTATTGGGGCGATGAAAGTAGCACTTCACGTCGGATTTCAGGTTATACCTTAGAAGAAGTTAAGCAGGAAGCTTCTAGCACTGGTGCAATCCCTGTAAAGGATTTGCAGAAATATCAGCGCCCTAATACTGAAAAAGATTTAACTGATATGATTAATTCTTTAGCAGCAACTGCTGAACATCCACCACTCTATTTTTTGTTAGCTCGGTTTTGGGCACAGTTGTGGGGAAACTCGGTGGCAGTGATGAGAAGCCTACCTGCTTTGATTAGTCTGCTTGCGTTTCCTTGTATTTATTGGCTATGTGTAGAATTATTTGAATTGCCTCTGGTGGGATGGATGGCAACCGGGCTGGTAGCTATTTCACCATTTCATATCTTATATGCTCAGGAAGCTCGTCAGTATAGCCTGTGGACTGTAGCAATTTTAATATCTAGTGCATCGCTTCTAAGAGCGATGCGAGTAAAAACAAAATCCGCTTGGGCTATGTATGCAGCAACCTTAATTTTAGGTCTTTATTCTCATTTATTTTTCCTGTTGACTGCCATTAGTCATGGAGTCTATGTATTTTCGCTAGAAAAGTTTCGAGCAAGTAAAACATTTATCTCCTATCTGCTAGCATCTTTAACAGCTATCTTACTTTTTATACCTTGGCTTCTGATTGCTCTTGCTAATTTGTCAACAGTCGATGAAGCAACCGAGTGGATGCGATCGACTTTTCCGATACAATCTTTAGTAAAAACATGGATTTTAAATCTTAGTCGTATTTTTGTGGATTTTAATTACAGTTTTAAATATAGAAATTTTGGATTATATATTGCAATTTTTCTCTCGTTGATTTTAGTAATTTATGCAATTTACTTTCTTTGCCGCCGGACTGAAAAGCACGTTTGGTTGTTTATCTTGACGATGCTTGGAGTTACTGCGATCGCATTGACACTACCAGATTTAATCTCTGGAGGAAGACGCTCTGCTGTTGCTCGTTATCTTATCCCTTGTTACTTAGCAATAGAAATCGCAATTGCCTACCTACTTGCTGCTAAAATATCCTCAT from Coleofasciculus sp. FACHB-T130 encodes:
- a CDS encoding glycosyltransferase family 39 protein; amino-acid sequence: MMKIQESSHRFYSKEVRFFIAILLIIGLFFRFANLEKKVYWGDESSTSRRISGYTLEEVKQEASSTGAIPVKDLQKYQRPNTEKDLTDMINSLAATAEHPPLYFLLARFWAQLWGNSVAVMRSLPALISLLAFPCIYWLCVELFELPLVGWMATGLVAISPFHILYAQEARQYSLWTVAILISSASLLRAMRVKTKSAWAMYAATLILGLYSHLFFLLTAISHGVYVFSLEKFRASKTFISYLLASLTAILLFIPWLLIALANLSTVDEATEWMRSTFPIQSLVKTWILNLSRIFVDFNYSFKYRNFGLYIAIFLSLILVIYAIYFLCRRTEKHVWLFILTMLGVTAIALTLPDLISGGRRSAVARYLIPCYLAIEIAIAYLLAAKISSFSAKNWQRWLWQIATVVIISGGVLSSAVSSQAQEWWNKYNSCHYKEIAQIVNQANYPLYIWYNLPPFSLTYLFDPKVKLQSVSNQPVLKPGEEIDSKLPINSIANDFSDVFVDSKKALKAVLDREPSYQIKKVYEWEQQIDPVYITKTTLWHLAKQ